A genomic region of Methanothermobacter sp. CaT2 contains the following coding sequences:
- a CDS encoding glycosyltransferase — MKALFTVTGRGMGGDAITALNIAGALERRGFECEFALDHSAPGILFRKRGIEWHRVRIPQAGGHAASKTKLLSAALRTTRAIYETWRLIRRIRPDVVVGVIGGGAVVGCLAAKIAGVPAVGILITPTDAKVCTRLNRNVALPESNLFGRDIEGVESVYSPISHDITLGDPEIACRRMPPQFDPDRPTIVLSSGSSLFKAMAEAAARLADSGMEANITVLGHPLREEYLKIIDHEGIINLGYIDWVKDLYSIADLAVLSDDGVMVHEAIALGVPVVALRGVKYGRYHNMGAVFRGAVLEADPEDIVEAVSAALERSDELRRAARKYSGDVMGAADRIAEIIEEEACRRQ, encoded by the coding sequence ATGAAGGCGCTTTTCACGGTAACAGGTCGCGGAATGGGAGGAGACGCCATAACAGCCCTTAATATAGCAGGCGCACTTGAAAGGAGAGGATTTGAATGCGAATTCGCACTTGACCACAGCGCACCGGGGATACTCTTCAGGAAGAGGGGCATTGAATGGCACCGCGTGAGGATACCCCAGGCAGGTGGCCATGCAGCAAGCAAAACTAAACTCCTCTCTGCAGCACTCAGGACCACCAGGGCAATCTATGAGACCTGGAGGCTCATAAGACGCATCAGGCCAGACGTGGTTGTAGGTGTAATAGGGGGAGGAGCCGTTGTGGGGTGCCTGGCAGCAAAGATTGCAGGCGTCCCTGCAGTCGGGATCCTGATAACACCCACCGATGCAAAGGTCTGCACAAGGCTTAACAGGAACGTGGCCCTGCCCGAGTCAAACCTCTTCGGCAGGGACATTGAGGGTGTTGAAAGTGTATACTCACCAATAAGTCATGATATAACCCTTGGCGACCCCGAAATTGCCTGCAGGAGGATGCCCCCACAGTTTGACCCTGACAGACCGACCATAGTCCTTTCATCGGGATCATCCCTCTTTAAGGCGATGGCTGAGGCCGCAGCGAGGCTGGCAGATTCAGGCATGGAGGCGAACATTACGGTGCTGGGCCACCCCCTGAGGGAAGAGTATCTCAAGATAATCGACCATGAGGGAATAATAAACCTGGGCTACATTGACTGGGTGAAGGACCTCTACAGCATCGCTGACCTTGCTGTACTCTCGGATGATGGTGTGATGGTCCATGAGGCCATCGCACTGGGGGTCCCTGTTGTGGCACTGAGGGGTGTCAAGTATGGAAGGTACCACAATATGGGGGCTGTATTCAGGGGCGCGGTCCTTGAGGCTGACCCTGAGGATATCGTGGAGGCTGTTTCAGCAGCACTTGAGAGGTCAGATGAGCTCCGGAGGGCTGCCAGAAAGTACAGTGGGGACGTGATGGGGGCTGCAGATAGAATTGCGGAGATCATAGAGGAGGAGGCATGCCGCAGACAGTAA
- a CDS encoding NAD(P)/FAD-dependent oxidoreductase, with protein MRCVVIGGGPAGRAAAMELAALDMDVMLVEKKLIGGTCLNEGCMVVCGLNDVARFLEEARQLSDLGVLDVECSADYRRIAGGVKRTLERIRHVTERETLDAGIEILYGVAEFEDDRLLVEGEELDYDRLIIATGASPLIPPIEGASKAITYRDILDLDGIPDKLVIIGGGVIAAEFAGIFSSFGSEVTVVSRSGFLSKLDPLIRDYVSEKVLSDVRILEDTSTTEIDGSGVQTSGGYIEGLPMLATGLRPNSDFLKGFLELGPRGGVKVNDRMETSRENVYAAGDVTGGHGTTPVARMEGVVAGLNAAGIERRVDYRYLPYSISLRYDVGFVDIPGEDGREAVIPGLAGPGSFWGVNDGKTGISKVRLLDDGSPSGIYSVAPGARLIMPYLSLLMRLGVSMYEFEGFVETHPSTDSIYKLMRFLSRY; from the coding sequence ATGCGATGTGTTGTGATAGGGGGAGGGCCAGCTGGAAGGGCCGCTGCAATGGAGCTCGCAGCCCTCGACATGGACGTAATGCTTGTTGAAAAGAAACTGATTGGTGGGACATGCCTGAACGAGGGCTGTATGGTTGTATGTGGCCTCAATGACGTTGCAAGGTTCCTTGAGGAGGCCCGGCAACTCAGTGATCTTGGGGTGCTGGATGTTGAATGCTCAGCAGACTACCGCCGCATAGCAGGGGGTGTGAAGAGGACCCTTGAACGTATAAGGCATGTCACCGAGAGGGAGACCCTGGATGCCGGTATTGAAATACTTTACGGGGTGGCGGAGTTTGAGGATGATAGGCTCCTCGTTGAGGGGGAGGAGCTGGACTATGACAGACTCATAATCGCAACCGGAGCATCTCCCCTCATACCCCCCATTGAAGGCGCCAGCAAAGCCATAACATACCGGGACATCCTCGACCTCGACGGAATCCCTGATAAGCTCGTTATAATCGGTGGTGGGGTTATAGCAGCTGAATTTGCAGGCATATTCTCTTCCTTCGGATCAGAGGTCACGGTAGTATCAAGAAGCGGTTTTCTCAGTAAACTGGACCCCCTGATAAGGGACTATGTTTCAGAAAAGGTCCTCAGCGATGTCAGAATACTGGAGGATACATCAACCACAGAAATAGATGGATCCGGTGTTCAGACTTCTGGAGGCTACATAGAGGGCCTCCCAATGCTTGCAACGGGCCTCAGACCAAATTCGGATTTCCTGAAGGGTTTCCTTGAACTGGGACCCCGTGGAGGAGTTAAGGTGAATGACCGTATGGAGACCTCACGTGAGAATGTATATGCCGCCGGTGATGTTACAGGGGGCCATGGAACAACACCCGTTGCAAGGATGGAGGGTGTGGTGGCGGGGCTCAACGCCGCAGGTATTGAGAGGCGGGTTGATTACCGTTACCTCCCCTACTCAATCTCCCTCAGATACGATGTCGGATTCGTGGATATTCCTGGTGAGGATGGGAGAGAAGCCGTCATACCCGGCCTTGCAGGACCGGGGTCATTCTGGGGTGTTAATGATGGTAAAACAGGGATCAGCAAGGTCAGACTCCTTGATGATGGCAGCCCTTCAGGCATATACTCGGTTGCGCCCGGTGCAAGGCTCATCATGCCCTACCTCTCCCTCCTGATGAGGCTCGGTGTGTCCATGTATGAGTTTGAGGGCTTCGTTGAGACCCACCCCTCCACGGATTCCATATATAAGCTCATGAGGTTCCTTTCAAGGTACTGA
- a CDS encoding HypC/HybG/HupF family hydrogenase formation chaperone, with protein sequence MCIAAPAQIIEIDSEDNIATVDFGGVRQQVKLDLVDDVEEGKYVLVHSGYAIEVMSDEAARESLEAWDELLKALEEEDSLEL encoded by the coding sequence ATGTGTATTGCAGCACCTGCTCAGATTATTGAAATTGATAGTGAGGATAACATTGCCACCGTTGACTTCGGTGGTGTGAGGCAACAGGTCAAACTTGACCTTGTGGATGATGTTGAGGAGGGCAAGTATGTTCTTGTTCACTCAGGCTACGCCATTGAGGTGATGTCTGATGAGGCGGCAAGGGAGTCCCTTGAAGCTTGGGATGAACTTCTGAAGGCCCTCGAAGAGGAGGACAGCCTGGAGCTGTGA
- a CDS encoding cysteine peptidase family C39 domain-containing protein, with protein sequence MSFRRPHHNINDTRRYHQDGTGHYTVINEITNDTIKLADPSLGNIEMNIEEFAEIYSRYTLVI encoded by the coding sequence TTGAGTTTCCGCAGACCCCACCACAACATCAATGACACCAGAAGATACCATCAAGACGGCACGGGACACTACACCGTAATAAATGAAATCACCAATGACACGATCAAACTCGCAGATCCAAGCCTCGGGAACATCGAAATGAATATAGAAGAGTTCGCTGAGATTTATAGCAGATATACACTGGTTATATGA
- a CDS encoding C39 family peptidase has translation MRGFYVLLLAVLLLAVSVNSSAAAENSTLDDTACADNFTVLEAQGDDVTGALTHNVTVDSEGVVLQTRNYTCGPAALATVLQRLGVNTTEDELAGLAGTTEDGTTMQGLLEAARAKGVNATGMKLNISELKENMIAYTINDGTGHYTVINEITNDTIKLADPSLGNIEMNIEEFAEIYSGYTLVIKDPNNQHKLTKLQIKQIIKQIKAMMV, from the coding sequence GTGAGAGGTTTTTATGTCCTGTTGCTGGCTGTGCTCCTCCTCGCGGTGTCTGTTAACTCTTCAGCCGCTGCAGAAAACTCCACACTGGACGACACGGCCTGCGCAGACAACTTTACAGTCCTTGAAGCACAGGGGGATGATGTAACGGGTGCACTGACCCATAATGTTACAGTGGATTCTGAGGGTGTGGTCCTCCAGACAAGGAACTACACCTGCGGACCCGCAGCACTCGCCACCGTCCTCCAGAGACTCGGAGTGAACACCACAGAGGATGAACTCGCAGGCCTTGCCGGGACAACCGAGGACGGGACCACCATGCAGGGCCTCCTGGAAGCCGCCAGGGCCAAGGGAGTGAACGCAACCGGCATGAAACTAAACATATCTGAACTCAAAGAAAACATGATCGCCTATACCATCAATGACGGCACGGGACACTACACCGTAATAAACGAAATCACCAATGACACCATCAAACTCGCAGATCCAAGCCTCGGGAACATCGAAATGAATATAGAAGAGTTCGCTGAGATTTATAGCGGATATACACTGGTTATAAAGGATCCCAATAACCAACACAAGTTAACAAAACTACAGATCAAACAAATAATCAAACAGATCAAAGCAATGATGGTATAA
- a CDS encoding ACT domain-containing protein gives MWKQIKHRFEGYPSRMYVARKIIDLGFRIDRNGKIYCDDVEISDVALARAVGVDRRTVRATANTILEDEKLRGIFESMMPAGALLRDAAGELDFGVVEIEADARNPGILAAAARLIADKGISIRQAHAGDPELDETPRLTIITETPIPGGLLKDFLKIEGVKRVSIY, from the coding sequence ATGTGGAAGCAGATAAAGCACAGATTTGAGGGATACCCCTCCCGCATGTATGTGGCCAGGAAGATCATAGACCTCGGGTTCAGAATAGACAGAAACGGCAAAATATACTGTGACGACGTTGAGATAAGCGATGTTGCCCTTGCAAGGGCTGTGGGGGTTGACCGGAGGACCGTGAGGGCGACAGCAAATACCATACTGGAGGACGAGAAACTGAGGGGCATCTTTGAGAGCATGATGCCGGCAGGAGCCCTTCTGCGGGACGCTGCAGGTGAACTTGACTTCGGTGTGGTGGAGATAGAGGCCGACGCCCGGAACCCCGGGATACTTGCGGCGGCAGCGAGACTGATCGCAGATAAGGGTATAAGTATAAGGCAGGCCCATGCAGGGGACCCTGAACTCGATGAAACACCCAGGCTCACAATAATAACCGAAACCCCCATACCGGGAGGCTTGCTCAAGGATTTCCTTAAAATAGAAGGCGTTAAGAGGGTTTCAATATACTGA
- the trpE gene encoding anthranilate synthase component I, producing MNVFGITELKNPVKEKIEFKEPFELFKSIYSEYDSSFLLESMESDTGLARYSFIGFEPRMIIRARSGFIEVEHEGSREEFDTENPFEFLRQFTRPTGKSRGFCGGLVGYISYQAARFFDRINLSPGNFPDFEFGLFLDGIMFNHLTGECSYISLKDNRLPEISELLREETPTGHLKYRSMGTLFSRRRYLGMVEEARERIAEGEIFQAVLSNATDYRLRGDRLALYEALRRVNPSPYMYHLKLGSREITGSSPEMLVRVEDKQIETFPIAGTRPRGKTTHEDERIAAELLSDEKELAEHLMLVDLARNDLGRISEFGTVQVPEYMTIRRFSHVQHILSHVTGRLRKGMDALDALGAVFPAGTVSGAPKIRAMEIIESLEGVPRNAYAGALGYLSLNGNADFAITIRSMVAEGSYGRIQAGAGIVHDSVPEREYVECQNKAMAVLKSMELAGEGFDSDEPHLSPGGNGRDPDN from the coding sequence GTGAATGTTTTTGGCATTACAGAACTGAAAAACCCGGTAAAGGAAAAGATAGAATTTAAAGAACCCTTTGAACTATTCAAAAGTATTTATTCTGAATACGACTCATCATTCCTTCTGGAGTCAATGGAAAGCGACACGGGCCTTGCAAGATACTCATTCATCGGATTCGAGCCTCGAATGATAATAAGGGCCCGTTCAGGTTTTATAGAAGTTGAACACGAGGGATCAAGGGAGGAGTTTGATACAGAAAACCCCTTTGAATTCCTGAGGCAGTTCACAAGACCCACTGGAAAATCCAGGGGCTTCTGCGGGGGCCTTGTTGGCTACATATCCTATCAGGCTGCAAGGTTCTTTGACAGGATCAACCTCAGCCCCGGAAACTTCCCGGACTTTGAATTCGGACTCTTCCTTGACGGTATCATGTTCAACCACCTCACAGGAGAATGCAGTTACATCAGCCTCAAGGATAACAGACTCCCGGAAATATCAGAACTGCTGCGTGAGGAAACCCCAACAGGGCACCTTAAATACAGGAGCATGGGGACCCTGTTCTCAAGGAGGAGATACCTTGGAATGGTGGAGGAGGCAAGGGAGAGGATAGCTGAGGGCGAAATATTCCAGGCAGTCCTCTCAAATGCCACTGACTACAGGCTCCGTGGTGACAGGCTTGCCCTCTACGAGGCCCTCAGGAGGGTTAACCCATCCCCCTACATGTACCACCTGAAACTTGGCAGCAGGGAGATAACAGGTTCAAGTCCTGAAATGCTCGTCCGTGTGGAGGATAAACAGATTGAAACCTTCCCAATCGCAGGAACCAGGCCAAGGGGGAAAACAACCCATGAGGATGAGAGAATAGCGGCGGAACTGCTGTCAGATGAGAAGGAACTTGCAGAGCACCTCATGCTCGTTGACCTTGCAAGGAACGACCTCGGGAGAATATCTGAGTTTGGCACGGTCCAGGTACCGGAGTACATGACCATAAGGAGGTTCTCCCATGTTCAGCACATCCTCTCCCATGTAACCGGCAGACTCAGGAAGGGTATGGATGCCCTTGATGCCCTTGGCGCGGTCTTCCCGGCGGGTACAGTGAGCGGGGCGCCAAAAATAAGGGCAATGGAGATAATAGAGTCACTTGAGGGGGTGCCGAGGAATGCCTACGCCGGTGCCCTGGGCTATCTCTCACTGAACGGTAACGCAGACTTCGCAATAACCATAAGATCCATGGTCGCTGAGGGGTCATATGGAAGAATACAGGCAGGGGCAGGTATAGTACATGACTCCGTACCTGAGAGGGAATACGTGGAGTGCCAGAACAAGGCCATGGCGGTCCTTAAATCAATGGAACTGGCAGGTGAGGGCTTTGATTCTGATGAACCTCATTTATCGCCAGGAGGTAATGGTCGTGATCCTGATAATTGA
- a CDS encoding aminodeoxychorismate/anthranilate synthase component II, giving the protein MVVILIIDNYDSFTHNLYQLAGEILRDDGMDEEIMVLRNDEARISDLRALDPEKIIISPGPGNPSRRSDFGVCMDVIGEFRDRPLLGVCLGHQGIFHAFGGRVDQGEPVHGKIVEVFHDGSELFRDVPNPFRATRYHSLICRPEDTPADIEVTAVTSDEIIMAIKHREYPVYGLQFHPESAGTPSGRTVIRNFLRM; this is encoded by the coding sequence ATGGTCGTGATCCTGATAATTGATAACTATGACTCATTCACCCATAACCTCTACCAGCTTGCAGGGGAGATCCTCAGGGATGATGGGATGGATGAGGAGATAATGGTCCTCAGGAACGATGAGGCCAGGATATCAGATCTTAGGGCCCTGGATCCAGAAAAGATAATCATATCCCCGGGTCCTGGCAATCCTTCAAGGAGGAGTGACTTCGGTGTTTGCATGGATGTGATAGGGGAATTCAGGGACAGGCCCCTCCTGGGGGTATGCCTTGGACACCAGGGCATATTTCACGCCTTTGGCGGAAGGGTTGACCAGGGGGAACCGGTCCATGGAAAGATAGTTGAGGTATTCCATGACGGATCAGAACTCTTCAGGGACGTTCCAAATCCTTTCAGGGCAACCAGGTACCATTCACTCATATGCAGACCCGAAGACACACCCGCCGATATAGAGGTAACTGCTGTGACATCAGATGAAATTATAATGGCCATAAAGCACAGAGAATATCCAGTCTACGGGCTGCAGTTTCACCCGGAGTCAGCCGGAACCCCAAGCGGAAGAACCGTCATTAGAAATTTCCTCAGGATGTGA
- a CDS encoding indole-3-glycerol-phosphate synthase encodes MLRDIIRSKKLEVKELMKKTPLSILRDDITVMDEPVSFPAAVGGGKVSLICEYKRASPSLGRISGRGLEEMMEVYRDLADAVSIVTDGKYFNGSLDLLTRATDYGKALLMKDFLVDEYQIYHARASGASSVLLITGVFPDLEAGIQKCRELSMEPLVECHTSLDIFRALEAGAELIGVNNRDLETFEVDLERTHALAPLVPDELILVSESGVRGPEDAEILAGYGADALLIGTAPMSAQNPRELLEEIIDAVSQCRDRRRRYTGDEFFEQFA; translated from the coding sequence ATGCTCAGGGATATTATAAGGTCAAAGAAACTCGAAGTTAAGGAACTCATGAAAAAAACACCCCTCAGCATCCTAAGGGATGATATAACAGTCATGGACGAGCCAGTGAGCTTTCCAGCTGCAGTGGGAGGAGGCAAAGTATCTCTCATATGCGAATACAAGAGGGCATCACCATCACTGGGCAGAATATCAGGGAGGGGCCTTGAAGAGATGATGGAGGTATACCGGGACCTCGCCGATGCAGTATCCATAGTAACCGACGGCAAATACTTCAACGGCTCCCTGGATCTACTGACCAGGGCCACAGATTACGGTAAAGCCCTGCTCATGAAGGACTTTCTGGTCGATGAGTACCAGATCTACCATGCAAGGGCATCAGGGGCATCCTCGGTTCTCCTAATCACAGGAGTATTCCCTGACCTTGAGGCAGGGATTCAAAAATGCAGGGAGCTCTCAATGGAGCCACTGGTTGAGTGTCACACATCACTTGACATCTTCAGGGCCCTTGAAGCAGGTGCAGAGCTAATAGGTGTGAACAACAGGGACCTTGAAACCTTCGAGGTGGACCTTGAAAGAACCCATGCACTGGCACCCCTCGTACCCGATGAACTCATACTCGTATCAGAGAGTGGTGTCAGGGGCCCCGAGGATGCTGAGATACTGGCAGGTTACGGTGCAGATGCTCTGCTCATCGGCACAGCACCCATGTCAGCCCAGAACCCACGGGAACTCCTTGAGGAGATAATAGATGCGGTGAGCCAGTGCAGGGACAGGAGAAGAAGGTACACGGGGGATGAATTCTTTGAACAGTTCGCATGA
- a CDS encoding phosphoribosylanthranilate isomerase, producing the protein MNSLNSSHESLADLLVKICGIKRPEDAILADKLGADLLGLIHIERSPRHLTGGELEDILSLIPPEKAVIVLEPSDPVEVAEVIERTGVERIQLHSISCEDARGIKRVLTENGFNPGITVAVPPEPGALDVLDHIPCSCVLLDSSSGGRTGGTGRMIPPELALGMLRLIRSHGSAPEVALAGGLGPSTVRLNPEYLLEFDCLDFNSGIEAAPGIKDHAMMFELMECMGRMGGLQKPSRLQRGELS; encoded by the coding sequence ATGAATTCTTTGAACAGTTCGCATGAGTCCCTGGCAGATTTACTCGTAAAGATCTGCGGTATAAAAAGGCCAGAGGACGCAATACTGGCAGATAAACTTGGTGCTGACCTCCTGGGCCTCATACACATAGAAAGATCTCCCAGACACCTCACAGGAGGTGAACTGGAGGACATCCTATCACTCATACCTCCTGAGAAGGCCGTGATCGTCCTTGAACCCTCCGATCCAGTGGAGGTGGCTGAGGTCATTGAGAGAACAGGTGTGGAGAGAATCCAGCTCCACTCCATCTCATGTGAAGATGCCAGGGGCATAAAGAGGGTACTCACTGAAAACGGGTTTAATCCAGGGATAACAGTCGCAGTCCCACCGGAGCCCGGTGCACTGGATGTTCTTGACCACATCCCATGTTCATGTGTCCTGCTTGATTCCAGCTCCGGTGGTAGAACAGGGGGGACGGGGAGGATGATTCCACCCGAACTGGCCCTCGGGATGCTCCGCCTCATAAGAAGTCATGGGAGCGCACCTGAGGTGGCCCTTGCAGGGGGCCTTGGACCATCCACTGTGAGGCTTAACCCTGAATACTTACTGGAATTCGATTGTCTGGACTTCAACTCTGGCATTGAGGCTGCACCGGGGATAAAGGATCATGCAATGATGTTTGAACTCATGGAGTGCATGGGGAGGATGGGAGGACTTCAGAAACCGTCCAGGTTACAGAGAGGTGAGTTATCATGA
- the trpB gene encoding tryptophan synthase subunit beta: protein MIMDGKFGKYGGIFVPELLIPALEELERAFLHYRDDRKFMAELEYHLREYAGRPTGLYYARNLSEKLGCRVYLKREDMLHTGAHKINNTIGQALLARYMGKTRIIAETGAGQHGIATAAAGALFGMDVDIYMGTEDVERQKLNVFRMEVSGAEVIPVDSGSRTLKDAINEAMRDWISNVDDTHYLIGSTMGPHPYPTMVKHFQSVIGREAREQILEVEGELPDTVIACVGGGSNAIGIFSAFMDDDVELIGAEGGGEGIESGNHGATLSAGSEGILHGSLSYVLQDGDGQINEAHSVSAGLDYPGVGPEHAHLMDTGRARYEPVTDTEALRGFRLLSRYEGIMPALESAHAIACLERYAEKPENRGKTVIVNLSGRGDKDMFMVAGLLGVGV, encoded by the coding sequence ATGATAATGGATGGAAAATTCGGTAAATATGGAGGCATATTCGTGCCGGAGCTTCTTATACCGGCACTTGAGGAACTTGAGAGGGCCTTCCTCCATTACAGGGATGACAGGAAGTTCATGGCTGAACTCGAGTACCATCTACGGGAGTACGCTGGAAGGCCCACGGGCCTTTACTATGCCCGGAACCTGTCAGAGAAACTCGGATGCAGGGTGTACCTCAAGAGGGAGGACATGCTGCACACAGGGGCCCACAAGATAAACAACACCATAGGCCAGGCTCTGCTCGCAAGGTACATGGGCAAGACCAGGATCATAGCCGAGACAGGGGCAGGGCAGCACGGGATAGCCACCGCCGCCGCTGGGGCCCTGTTTGGAATGGACGTTGATATCTACATGGGCACAGAGGATGTTGAGAGGCAGAAGCTCAATGTATTCAGAATGGAGGTATCAGGTGCGGAGGTCATACCGGTCGACTCAGGTTCAAGGACCCTTAAGGATGCCATAAACGAGGCCATGAGGGACTGGATTAGCAACGTGGATGACACCCACTACCTCATAGGTTCCACCATGGGCCCCCACCCCTACCCGACCATGGTGAAGCATTTCCAGAGCGTCATAGGGAGGGAGGCCAGGGAACAGATACTCGAAGTCGAGGGTGAACTTCCAGACACGGTTATAGCCTGCGTTGGAGGCGGAAGCAATGCCATAGGCATATTCTCTGCCTTCATGGATGATGATGTTGAACTCATAGGTGCAGAGGGGGGTGGAGAAGGTATAGAGTCAGGAAACCATGGAGCCACACTCTCTGCGGGCTCAGAGGGAATCCTTCATGGCTCATTATCATACGTCCTTCAGGATGGGGATGGTCAGATAAATGAGGCACATTCTGTCTCAGCTGGTCTGGATTATCCGGGTGTTGGACCAGAACACGCCCATCTCATGGATACAGGCAGGGCAAGGTATGAGCCGGTAACAGACACCGAGGCACTCAGGGGCTTCAGGCTCCTCTCAAGATATGAGGGTATAATGCCAGCCCTTGAGAGTGCCCATGCAATAGCCTGCCTTGAAAGGTACGCTGAGAAACCTGAGAACCGGGGAAAAACGGTCATCGTCAATCTCTCAGGAAGGGGAGATAAGGACATGTTCATGGTTGCTGGTTTGCTGGGGGTGGGTGTGTGA
- the trpA gene encoding tryptophan synthase subunit alpha, translating into MSYAEMFRRADGCAFVPFVVAGDPDMETSIEIIRTLVDAGADALEVGFPFSDPIADGTSVQGADLRALRAGMTTEKCFQLIERVREFTSIPIGLLVYYNLIYRMGVDEFYRRAAEAGVTGILAADLPPEEASDALRAAEKYDIDQIFIVAPTTGSERLKRISEVSSGFHYLVSVMGVTGARSRVEDATIELIKRVKAEGSLPVMVGFGVSRPEHVRMLRDAGADGVIVGSAIIDVISGNLGDRELMLQRIHEMVGTLKAAGGSG; encoded by the coding sequence ATGAGTTATGCTGAGATGTTCAGACGGGCGGATGGCTGCGCCTTCGTCCCCTTCGTGGTTGCAGGTGACCCTGATATGGAGACATCCATTGAGATCATAAGGACACTTGTGGATGCAGGGGCCGATGCCCTTGAGGTAGGCTTCCCATTCTCTGACCCAATAGCAGATGGTACAAGCGTTCAGGGCGCTGATCTGCGGGCCCTCAGGGCAGGCATGACAACAGAGAAGTGCTTCCAGCTTATAGAGAGGGTCAGGGAATTCACTTCCATACCCATAGGCCTGCTGGTATACTACAACCTGATCTACAGGATGGGTGTTGATGAGTTCTACCGGAGGGCTGCAGAAGCAGGGGTCACAGGGATACTTGCAGCGGATCTCCCCCCTGAGGAGGCCTCAGATGCCCTCAGGGCCGCTGAAAAATATGATATAGATCAGATATTCATAGTTGCACCAACAACCGGTAGTGAACGCCTCAAAAGGATCTCTGAGGTCTCATCAGGATTTCACTACCTCGTCTCGGTGATGGGGGTCACCGGCGCAAGATCAAGGGTTGAGGATGCAACCATCGAACTCATAAAAAGGGTGAAGGCTGAGGGAAGTCTGCCGGTAATGGTTGGATTCGGCGTATCAAGACCCGAACATGTGAGGATGCTGAGGGATGCAGGAGCCGATGGAGTTATCGTTGGAAGCGCCATCATAGACGTGATATCCGGGAACCTCGGCGACAGGGAGCTTATGCTCCAGAGGATCCATGAAATGGTGGGCACTCTGAAAGCCGCAGGAGGATCAGGATGA